A stretch of the Camarhynchus parvulus chromosome 4, STF_HiC, whole genome shotgun sequence genome encodes the following:
- the CTBP1 gene encoding C-terminal-binding protein 1 isoform X4, with translation MGSSHLLNKGLPLGIRPPIMNGPMHPRPLVALLDGRDCTVEMPILKDVATVAFCDAQSTQEIHEKVLNEAVGALMYHTITLTREDLEKFKALRIIVRIGSGFDNIDIKSAGDLGIAVCNVPAASVEETADSTMCHILNLYRRTTWLHQALREGTRVQSVEQIREVASGAARIRGETLGIIGLGRVGQAVALRAKAFGFSVIFYDPYLSDGMERALGLQRVSTLQDLLFHSDCVTLHCNLNEHNHHLINDFTIKQMRQGAFLVNTARGGLVDEKALAQALKEGRIRGAALDVHESEPFSFSQGPLKDAPNLICTPHAAWYSEQASIEMREEAAREIRRAITGRIPDSLKNCVNKDHLTAATHWASMDPGVVHPELNGAAYRYPPGVVSVASTGIPAAVEGIVPNPMSLSHGLPAVAHPPHAPSPGQTVKPEADRDHPSDQL, from the exons gCATTCGACCTCCGATCATGAACGGGCCCATGCACCCGCGCCCTTTGGTAGCGTTGCTGGATGGCAGGGACTGTACAGTAGAAATGCCTATTCTGAAGGATGTAGCCACAGTGGCATTTTGTGATGCTCAGTCTACACAAGAAATTCATGAAAAG GTACTAAATGAAGCAGTGGGTGCCCTGATGTATCACACTATAACTTTAACTCGAGAAGACCTGGAGAAATTTAAAGCACTTCGAATAATTGTCCGAATTGGCAGTGGTTTTGATAATATTGACATCAAATCTGCTGGAGATTTAG ggatcGCCGTGTGTAACGTGCCAGCCGCCTCCGTAGAGGAAACAGCAGATTCCACCATGTGCCACATCCTGAACCTGTACAGGAGAACCACCTGGCTGCACCAGGCCCTGCGCGAGGGCACCAGGGTCCAGAGCGTGGAGCAGATCCGGGAGGTGGCCTCGGGAGCTGCCCGCATCCGAGGGGAGACCTTGGGCATTATTGGATTAG GGCGTGTTGGGCAAGCAGTAGCTCTCCGTGCCAAAGCCTTTGGCTTCAGTGTGATTTTCTATGACCCATACCTCTCAGATGGCATGGAGCGTGCTCTGGGACTGCAGCGGGTGAGCACTTTGCAGGACCTGCTGTTCCACAGTGACTGTGTTACCCTGCACTGCAACTTGAATGAACACAATCATCATCTTATTAATGACTTCACCATAAAGCAG ATGAGACAAGGGGCTTTCCTGGTCAACACAGCTCGAGGTGGGTTAGTAGACGAAAAAGCACTTGCACAGGCcctgaaggaaggaaggatacGAGGGGCAGCCTTAGATGTACATGAGTCAGAACCATTCag cTTTAGTCAGGGCCCCTTGAAGGATGCACCAAACCTGATCTGTACCCCACATGCAGCCTGGTATAGTGAACAAGCCTCCATTGAGATGCGGGAGGAAGCAGCACGAGAGATCCGAAGGGCGATCACAG GTCGTATTCCAGACAGTCTGAAAAACTGTGTCAACAAAGATCACTTGACTGCAGCTACACATTGGGCCAGTATGGACCCTGGAGTTGTTCATCCAGAGCTTAATGGTGCTGCATACAG gTATCCCCCGGGCGTGGTCAGCGTGGCTTCCACTGGCATACCTGCAGCAGTAGAAGGAATAGTCCCCAACCCCATGTCTCTATCACACGGGCTCCCTGCTGTAGCCCACCCGCCCCACGCTCCTTCCCCCGGCCAAACTGTCAAACCAGAAGCCGATAGAGACCACCCGAGCGACCAATTGTAG
- the CTBP1 gene encoding C-terminal-binding protein 1 isoform X3: MGSSHLLNKGLPLGIRPPIMNGPMHPRPLVALLDGRDCTVEMPILKDVATVAFCDAQSTQEIHEKVLNEAVGALMYHTITLTREDLEKFKALRIIVRIGSGFDNIDIKSAGDLGIAVCNVPAASVEETADSTMCHILNLYRRTTWLHQALREGTRVQSVEQIREVASGAARIRGETLGIIGLGRVGQAVALRAKAFGFSVIFYDPYLSDGMERALGLQRVSTLQDLLFHSDCVTLHCNLNEHNHHLINDFTIKQMRQGAFLVNTARGGLVDEKALAQALKEGRIRGAALDVHESEPFSFSQGPLKDAPNLICTPHAAWYSEQASIEMREEAAREIRRAITGRIPDSLKNCVNKDHLTAATHWASMDPGVVHPELNGAAYSRYPPGVVSVASTGIPAAVEGIVPNPMSLSHGLPAVAHPPHAPSPGQTVKPEADRDHPSDQL, from the exons gCATTCGACCTCCGATCATGAACGGGCCCATGCACCCGCGCCCTTTGGTAGCGTTGCTGGATGGCAGGGACTGTACAGTAGAAATGCCTATTCTGAAGGATGTAGCCACAGTGGCATTTTGTGATGCTCAGTCTACACAAGAAATTCATGAAAAG GTACTAAATGAAGCAGTGGGTGCCCTGATGTATCACACTATAACTTTAACTCGAGAAGACCTGGAGAAATTTAAAGCACTTCGAATAATTGTCCGAATTGGCAGTGGTTTTGATAATATTGACATCAAATCTGCTGGAGATTTAG ggatcGCCGTGTGTAACGTGCCAGCCGCCTCCGTAGAGGAAACAGCAGATTCCACCATGTGCCACATCCTGAACCTGTACAGGAGAACCACCTGGCTGCACCAGGCCCTGCGCGAGGGCACCAGGGTCCAGAGCGTGGAGCAGATCCGGGAGGTGGCCTCGGGAGCTGCCCGCATCCGAGGGGAGACCTTGGGCATTATTGGATTAG GGCGTGTTGGGCAAGCAGTAGCTCTCCGTGCCAAAGCCTTTGGCTTCAGTGTGATTTTCTATGACCCATACCTCTCAGATGGCATGGAGCGTGCTCTGGGACTGCAGCGGGTGAGCACTTTGCAGGACCTGCTGTTCCACAGTGACTGTGTTACCCTGCACTGCAACTTGAATGAACACAATCATCATCTTATTAATGACTTCACCATAAAGCAG ATGAGACAAGGGGCTTTCCTGGTCAACACAGCTCGAGGTGGGTTAGTAGACGAAAAAGCACTTGCACAGGCcctgaaggaaggaaggatacGAGGGGCAGCCTTAGATGTACATGAGTCAGAACCATTCag cTTTAGTCAGGGCCCCTTGAAGGATGCACCAAACCTGATCTGTACCCCACATGCAGCCTGGTATAGTGAACAAGCCTCCATTGAGATGCGGGAGGAAGCAGCACGAGAGATCCGAAGGGCGATCACAG GTCGTATTCCAGACAGTCTGAAAAACTGTGTCAACAAAGATCACTTGACTGCAGCTACACATTGGGCCAGTATGGACCCTGGAGTTGTTCATCCAGAGCTTAATGGTGCTGCATACAG caggTATCCCCCGGGCGTGGTCAGCGTGGCTTCCACTGGCATACCTGCAGCAGTAGAAGGAATAGTCCCCAACCCCATGTCTCTATCACACGGGCTCCCTGCTGTAGCCCACCCGCCCCACGCTCCTTCCCCCGGCCAAACTGTCAAACCAGAAGCCGATAGAGACCACCCGAGCGACCAATTGTAG
- the CTBP1 gene encoding C-terminal-binding protein 1 isoform X6 produces MSGIRPPIMNGPMHPRPLVALLDGRDCTVEMPILKDVATVAFCDAQSTQEIHEKVLNEAVGALMYHTITLTREDLEKFKALRIIVRIGSGFDNIDIKSAGDLGIAVCNVPAASVEETADSTMCHILNLYRRTTWLHQALREGTRVQSVEQIREVASGAARIRGETLGIIGLGRVGQAVALRAKAFGFSVIFYDPYLSDGMERALGLQRVSTLQDLLFHSDCVTLHCNLNEHNHHLINDFTIKQMRQGAFLVNTARGGLVDEKALAQALKEGRIRGAALDVHESEPFSFSQGPLKDAPNLICTPHAAWYSEQASIEMREEAAREIRRAITGRIPDSLKNCVNKDHLTAATHWASMDPGVVHPELNGAAYSRYPPGVVSVASTGIPAAVEGIVPNPMSLSHGLPAVAHPPHAPSPGQTVKPEADRDHPSDQL; encoded by the exons ATGTCAG gCATTCGACCTCCGATCATGAACGGGCCCATGCACCCGCGCCCTTTGGTAGCGTTGCTGGATGGCAGGGACTGTACAGTAGAAATGCCTATTCTGAAGGATGTAGCCACAGTGGCATTTTGTGATGCTCAGTCTACACAAGAAATTCATGAAAAG GTACTAAATGAAGCAGTGGGTGCCCTGATGTATCACACTATAACTTTAACTCGAGAAGACCTGGAGAAATTTAAAGCACTTCGAATAATTGTCCGAATTGGCAGTGGTTTTGATAATATTGACATCAAATCTGCTGGAGATTTAG ggatcGCCGTGTGTAACGTGCCAGCCGCCTCCGTAGAGGAAACAGCAGATTCCACCATGTGCCACATCCTGAACCTGTACAGGAGAACCACCTGGCTGCACCAGGCCCTGCGCGAGGGCACCAGGGTCCAGAGCGTGGAGCAGATCCGGGAGGTGGCCTCGGGAGCTGCCCGCATCCGAGGGGAGACCTTGGGCATTATTGGATTAG GGCGTGTTGGGCAAGCAGTAGCTCTCCGTGCCAAAGCCTTTGGCTTCAGTGTGATTTTCTATGACCCATACCTCTCAGATGGCATGGAGCGTGCTCTGGGACTGCAGCGGGTGAGCACTTTGCAGGACCTGCTGTTCCACAGTGACTGTGTTACCCTGCACTGCAACTTGAATGAACACAATCATCATCTTATTAATGACTTCACCATAAAGCAG ATGAGACAAGGGGCTTTCCTGGTCAACACAGCTCGAGGTGGGTTAGTAGACGAAAAAGCACTTGCACAGGCcctgaaggaaggaaggatacGAGGGGCAGCCTTAGATGTACATGAGTCAGAACCATTCag cTTTAGTCAGGGCCCCTTGAAGGATGCACCAAACCTGATCTGTACCCCACATGCAGCCTGGTATAGTGAACAAGCCTCCATTGAGATGCGGGAGGAAGCAGCACGAGAGATCCGAAGGGCGATCACAG GTCGTATTCCAGACAGTCTGAAAAACTGTGTCAACAAAGATCACTTGACTGCAGCTACACATTGGGCCAGTATGGACCCTGGAGTTGTTCATCCAGAGCTTAATGGTGCTGCATACAG caggTATCCCCCGGGCGTGGTCAGCGTGGCTTCCACTGGCATACCTGCAGCAGTAGAAGGAATAGTCCCCAACCCCATGTCTCTATCACACGGGCTCCCTGCTGTAGCCCACCCGCCCCACGCTCCTTCCCCCGGCCAAACTGTCAAACCAGAAGCCGATAGAGACCACCCGAGCGACCAATTGTAG
- the CTBP1 gene encoding C-terminal-binding protein 1 isoform X2, translating to MDKHKVKRQRLDRIFEGIRPPIMNGPMHPRPLVALLDGRDCTVEMPILKDVATVAFCDAQSTQEIHEKVLNEAVGALMYHTITLTREDLEKFKALRIIVRIGSGFDNIDIKSAGDLGIAVCNVPAASVEETADSTMCHILNLYRRTTWLHQALREGTRVQSVEQIREVASGAARIRGETLGIIGLGRVGQAVALRAKAFGFSVIFYDPYLSDGMERALGLQRVSTLQDLLFHSDCVTLHCNLNEHNHHLINDFTIKQMRQGAFLVNTARGGLVDEKALAQALKEGRIRGAALDVHESEPFSFSQGPLKDAPNLICTPHAAWYSEQASIEMREEAAREIRRAITGRIPDSLKNCVNKDHLTAATHWASMDPGVVHPELNGAAYRYPPGVVSVASTGIPAAVEGIVPNPMSLSHGLPAVAHPPHAPSPGQTVKPEADRDHPSDQL from the exons gCATTCGACCTCCGATCATGAACGGGCCCATGCACCCGCGCCCTTTGGTAGCGTTGCTGGATGGCAGGGACTGTACAGTAGAAATGCCTATTCTGAAGGATGTAGCCACAGTGGCATTTTGTGATGCTCAGTCTACACAAGAAATTCATGAAAAG GTACTAAATGAAGCAGTGGGTGCCCTGATGTATCACACTATAACTTTAACTCGAGAAGACCTGGAGAAATTTAAAGCACTTCGAATAATTGTCCGAATTGGCAGTGGTTTTGATAATATTGACATCAAATCTGCTGGAGATTTAG ggatcGCCGTGTGTAACGTGCCAGCCGCCTCCGTAGAGGAAACAGCAGATTCCACCATGTGCCACATCCTGAACCTGTACAGGAGAACCACCTGGCTGCACCAGGCCCTGCGCGAGGGCACCAGGGTCCAGAGCGTGGAGCAGATCCGGGAGGTGGCCTCGGGAGCTGCCCGCATCCGAGGGGAGACCTTGGGCATTATTGGATTAG GGCGTGTTGGGCAAGCAGTAGCTCTCCGTGCCAAAGCCTTTGGCTTCAGTGTGATTTTCTATGACCCATACCTCTCAGATGGCATGGAGCGTGCTCTGGGACTGCAGCGGGTGAGCACTTTGCAGGACCTGCTGTTCCACAGTGACTGTGTTACCCTGCACTGCAACTTGAATGAACACAATCATCATCTTATTAATGACTTCACCATAAAGCAG ATGAGACAAGGGGCTTTCCTGGTCAACACAGCTCGAGGTGGGTTAGTAGACGAAAAAGCACTTGCACAGGCcctgaaggaaggaaggatacGAGGGGCAGCCTTAGATGTACATGAGTCAGAACCATTCag cTTTAGTCAGGGCCCCTTGAAGGATGCACCAAACCTGATCTGTACCCCACATGCAGCCTGGTATAGTGAACAAGCCTCCATTGAGATGCGGGAGGAAGCAGCACGAGAGATCCGAAGGGCGATCACAG GTCGTATTCCAGACAGTCTGAAAAACTGTGTCAACAAAGATCACTTGACTGCAGCTACACATTGGGCCAGTATGGACCCTGGAGTTGTTCATCCAGAGCTTAATGGTGCTGCATACAG gTATCCCCCGGGCGTGGTCAGCGTGGCTTCCACTGGCATACCTGCAGCAGTAGAAGGAATAGTCCCCAACCCCATGTCTCTATCACACGGGCTCCCTGCTGTAGCCCACCCGCCCCACGCTCCTTCCCCCGGCCAAACTGTCAAACCAGAAGCCGATAGAGACCACCCGAGCGACCAATTGTAG
- the CTBP1 gene encoding C-terminal-binding protein 1 isoform X1, whose translation MDKHKVKRQRLDRIFEGIRPPIMNGPMHPRPLVALLDGRDCTVEMPILKDVATVAFCDAQSTQEIHEKVLNEAVGALMYHTITLTREDLEKFKALRIIVRIGSGFDNIDIKSAGDLGIAVCNVPAASVEETADSTMCHILNLYRRTTWLHQALREGTRVQSVEQIREVASGAARIRGETLGIIGLGRVGQAVALRAKAFGFSVIFYDPYLSDGMERALGLQRVSTLQDLLFHSDCVTLHCNLNEHNHHLINDFTIKQMRQGAFLVNTARGGLVDEKALAQALKEGRIRGAALDVHESEPFSFSQGPLKDAPNLICTPHAAWYSEQASIEMREEAAREIRRAITGRIPDSLKNCVNKDHLTAATHWASMDPGVVHPELNGAAYSRYPPGVVSVASTGIPAAVEGIVPNPMSLSHGLPAVAHPPHAPSPGQTVKPEADRDHPSDQL comes from the exons gCATTCGACCTCCGATCATGAACGGGCCCATGCACCCGCGCCCTTTGGTAGCGTTGCTGGATGGCAGGGACTGTACAGTAGAAATGCCTATTCTGAAGGATGTAGCCACAGTGGCATTTTGTGATGCTCAGTCTACACAAGAAATTCATGAAAAG GTACTAAATGAAGCAGTGGGTGCCCTGATGTATCACACTATAACTTTAACTCGAGAAGACCTGGAGAAATTTAAAGCACTTCGAATAATTGTCCGAATTGGCAGTGGTTTTGATAATATTGACATCAAATCTGCTGGAGATTTAG ggatcGCCGTGTGTAACGTGCCAGCCGCCTCCGTAGAGGAAACAGCAGATTCCACCATGTGCCACATCCTGAACCTGTACAGGAGAACCACCTGGCTGCACCAGGCCCTGCGCGAGGGCACCAGGGTCCAGAGCGTGGAGCAGATCCGGGAGGTGGCCTCGGGAGCTGCCCGCATCCGAGGGGAGACCTTGGGCATTATTGGATTAG GGCGTGTTGGGCAAGCAGTAGCTCTCCGTGCCAAAGCCTTTGGCTTCAGTGTGATTTTCTATGACCCATACCTCTCAGATGGCATGGAGCGTGCTCTGGGACTGCAGCGGGTGAGCACTTTGCAGGACCTGCTGTTCCACAGTGACTGTGTTACCCTGCACTGCAACTTGAATGAACACAATCATCATCTTATTAATGACTTCACCATAAAGCAG ATGAGACAAGGGGCTTTCCTGGTCAACACAGCTCGAGGTGGGTTAGTAGACGAAAAAGCACTTGCACAGGCcctgaaggaaggaaggatacGAGGGGCAGCCTTAGATGTACATGAGTCAGAACCATTCag cTTTAGTCAGGGCCCCTTGAAGGATGCACCAAACCTGATCTGTACCCCACATGCAGCCTGGTATAGTGAACAAGCCTCCATTGAGATGCGGGAGGAAGCAGCACGAGAGATCCGAAGGGCGATCACAG GTCGTATTCCAGACAGTCTGAAAAACTGTGTCAACAAAGATCACTTGACTGCAGCTACACATTGGGCCAGTATGGACCCTGGAGTTGTTCATCCAGAGCTTAATGGTGCTGCATACAG caggTATCCCCCGGGCGTGGTCAGCGTGGCTTCCACTGGCATACCTGCAGCAGTAGAAGGAATAGTCCCCAACCCCATGTCTCTATCACACGGGCTCCCTGCTGTAGCCCACCCGCCCCACGCTCCTTCCCCCGGCCAAACTGTCAAACCAGAAGCCGATAGAGACCACCCGAGCGACCAATTGTAG
- the CTBP1 gene encoding C-terminal-binding protein 1 isoform X5 — protein MDFANRFKEIKGIRPPIMNGPMHPRPLVALLDGRDCTVEMPILKDVATVAFCDAQSTQEIHEKVLNEAVGALMYHTITLTREDLEKFKALRIIVRIGSGFDNIDIKSAGDLGIAVCNVPAASVEETADSTMCHILNLYRRTTWLHQALREGTRVQSVEQIREVASGAARIRGETLGIIGLGRVGQAVALRAKAFGFSVIFYDPYLSDGMERALGLQRVSTLQDLLFHSDCVTLHCNLNEHNHHLINDFTIKQMRQGAFLVNTARGGLVDEKALAQALKEGRIRGAALDVHESEPFSFSQGPLKDAPNLICTPHAAWYSEQASIEMREEAAREIRRAITGRIPDSLKNCVNKDHLTAATHWASMDPGVVHPELNGAAYSRYPPGVVSVASTGIPAAVEGIVPNPMSLSHGLPAVAHPPHAPSPGQTVKPEADRDHPSDQL, from the exons ATGGACTTTGCAAacagatttaaagaaattaaag gCATTCGACCTCCGATCATGAACGGGCCCATGCACCCGCGCCCTTTGGTAGCGTTGCTGGATGGCAGGGACTGTACAGTAGAAATGCCTATTCTGAAGGATGTAGCCACAGTGGCATTTTGTGATGCTCAGTCTACACAAGAAATTCATGAAAAG GTACTAAATGAAGCAGTGGGTGCCCTGATGTATCACACTATAACTTTAACTCGAGAAGACCTGGAGAAATTTAAAGCACTTCGAATAATTGTCCGAATTGGCAGTGGTTTTGATAATATTGACATCAAATCTGCTGGAGATTTAG ggatcGCCGTGTGTAACGTGCCAGCCGCCTCCGTAGAGGAAACAGCAGATTCCACCATGTGCCACATCCTGAACCTGTACAGGAGAACCACCTGGCTGCACCAGGCCCTGCGCGAGGGCACCAGGGTCCAGAGCGTGGAGCAGATCCGGGAGGTGGCCTCGGGAGCTGCCCGCATCCGAGGGGAGACCTTGGGCATTATTGGATTAG GGCGTGTTGGGCAAGCAGTAGCTCTCCGTGCCAAAGCCTTTGGCTTCAGTGTGATTTTCTATGACCCATACCTCTCAGATGGCATGGAGCGTGCTCTGGGACTGCAGCGGGTGAGCACTTTGCAGGACCTGCTGTTCCACAGTGACTGTGTTACCCTGCACTGCAACTTGAATGAACACAATCATCATCTTATTAATGACTTCACCATAAAGCAG ATGAGACAAGGGGCTTTCCTGGTCAACACAGCTCGAGGTGGGTTAGTAGACGAAAAAGCACTTGCACAGGCcctgaaggaaggaaggatacGAGGGGCAGCCTTAGATGTACATGAGTCAGAACCATTCag cTTTAGTCAGGGCCCCTTGAAGGATGCACCAAACCTGATCTGTACCCCACATGCAGCCTGGTATAGTGAACAAGCCTCCATTGAGATGCGGGAGGAAGCAGCACGAGAGATCCGAAGGGCGATCACAG GTCGTATTCCAGACAGTCTGAAAAACTGTGTCAACAAAGATCACTTGACTGCAGCTACACATTGGGCCAGTATGGACCCTGGAGTTGTTCATCCAGAGCTTAATGGTGCTGCATACAG caggTATCCCCCGGGCGTGGTCAGCGTGGCTTCCACTGGCATACCTGCAGCAGTAGAAGGAATAGTCCCCAACCCCATGTCTCTATCACACGGGCTCCCTGCTGTAGCCCACCCGCCCCACGCTCCTTCCCCCGGCCAAACTGTCAAACCAGAAGCCGATAGAGACCACCCGAGCGACCAATTGTAG